The following proteins come from a genomic window of Miscanthus floridulus cultivar M001 chromosome 2, ASM1932011v1, whole genome shotgun sequence:
- the LOC136538584 gene encoding uncharacterized protein isoform X2 has protein sequence MRSSKERLSKETVGAPVSYQRRDALEELEEASDPHKEELNEVDAPKQDQDEDVVIIEDEKLMEETSAEEPSVTNQECTDKSEMQEHQVDDEECHAPLATPEVSEDDEGANFRDDGGSSSGLLDKGVCEETYDAGEEMGLVLGVLALQPH, from the exons ATGCGGTCGAGCAAGGAGCGTCTCTCGAAAG AGACTGTGGGTGCACCGGTTTCTTACCAGCGACGTGATGCTCTGGAAGAGTTGGAAGAGGCTTCTGACCCTCATAAAGAAGAGTTAAACGAGGTGGACGCACCGAAACAAGACCAAGATGAAG ATGTTGTTATCATTGAGGATGAGAAGCTAATGGAAGAGACCTCAGCAGAAGAGCCATCTGTGACCAATCAGGAGTGTACGGATAAATCGGAAATGCAAGAACACCAAGTGGACGATGAGGAGTGTCATGCTCCCTTGGCGACCCCCGAGGTATCTGAGGACGATGAAGGTGCCAATTTTCGCGATGATGGAGGCTCCAGTTCAGGTCTGTTGGACAAAGGAGTGTGTGAGGAGACCTATGATGCAGGTGAAGAGATGGGATTGGTGCTCGGCGTTCTGGCTCTGCAGCCCCATTGA
- the LOC136538584 gene encoding uncharacterized protein isoform X1 encodes MRSSKERLSKGVFSHAETVGAPVSYQRRDALEELEEASDPHKEELNEVDAPKQDQDEDVVIIEDEKLMEETSAEEPSVTNQECTDKSEMQEHQVDDEECHAPLATPEVSEDDEGANFRDDGGSSSGLLDKGVCEETYDAGEEMGLVLGVLALQPH; translated from the exons ATGCGGTCGAGCAAGGAGCGTCTCTCGAAAG GTGTCTTCTCTCATGCAGAGACTGTGGGTGCACCGGTTTCTTACCAGCGACGTGATGCTCTGGAAGAGTTGGAAGAGGCTTCTGACCCTCATAAAGAAGAGTTAAACGAGGTGGACGCACCGAAACAAGACCAAGATGAAG ATGTTGTTATCATTGAGGATGAGAAGCTAATGGAAGAGACCTCAGCAGAAGAGCCATCTGTGACCAATCAGGAGTGTACGGATAAATCGGAAATGCAAGAACACCAAGTGGACGATGAGGAGTGTCATGCTCCCTTGGCGACCCCCGAGGTATCTGAGGACGATGAAGGTGCCAATTTTCGCGATGATGGAGGCTCCAGTTCAGGTCTGTTGGACAAAGGAGTGTGTGAGGAGACCTATGATGCAGGTGAAGAGATGGGATTGGTGCTCGGCGTTCTGGCTCTGCAGCCCCATTGA